One window of Spirochaetales bacterium genomic DNA carries:
- a CDS encoding glycoside hydrolase family 11 protein, giving the protein MKLNRILVLVIVLCLTVFTATAQTITSNSTGSQGGYWYTFWTDGGGSVSMTLGSGGQFSVQWSNCGNFVCGKGWSTGSESRTISWSGNAGNSQYMGLYGWMQNPLVEYYIPRSGGSRVGTYQADGRTWTLNTAQRVNQPSIEGTKTFTQYFCSGGGSPINFGQHCSGWRSLGQGVGSQNYQVVAIEGWGGSSGSASCTVGSSSGGGSSTTTSTSSSTPAPGSTTTSTSSSSGGGNINYRLRARSTDGQGRVNLRIGNNTIATFTLGTSMGDYTASSYNTGGINVEFFNDADNRDVQIDYLSVNGDYRQAENQSYNTAVYQNGSCGGSNSEWMHCNGVIGFGDTPGGGGSSNTTTSNYNSTTTSNWSWGGWGGWSWW; this is encoded by the coding sequence ATGAAATTAAATAGGATCTTGGTTTTAGTAATTGTCTTGTGTCTTACCGTGTTTACAGCAACCGCACAGACGATTACCTCGAATTCGACCGGTAGCCAGGGTGGTTACTGGTACACCTTCTGGACCGACGGCGGAGGCTCGGTATCAATGACGTTGGGGTCCGGAGGCCAATTCAGCGTTCAGTGGAGCAACTGCGGCAATTTTGTCTGCGGAAAAGGCTGGAGCACCGGTTCCGAAAGCAGAACGATATCCTGGTCGGGCAACGCCGGCAACTCTCAATATATGGGCCTCTATGGGTGGATGCAGAATCCCCTCGTCGAATATTACATCCCGAGAAGCGGAGGTTCCAGAGTAGGGACCTATCAGGCTGACGGACGCACATGGACCCTGAATACGGCGCAGCGCGTCAACCAGCCTTCCATTGAAGGAACCAAAACATTTACCCAGTACTTTTGCTCAGGCGGCGGAAGCCCAATAAACTTCGGCCAGCATTGTTCCGGATGGAGAAGCCTGGGACAGGGCGTCGGAAGCCAGAACTACCAGGTAGTGGCGATAGAAGGATGGGGCGGAAGCAGCGGAAGCGCAAGCTGCACGGTCGGCAGCAGCAGCGGCGGCGGCTCATCGACGACAACGTCGACCAGTTCTTCGACTCCGGCACCGGGCTCGACGACGACATCGACATCCTCTTCAAGCGGCGGCGGAAATATCAACTACAGATTACGGGCCCGCAGTACGGACGGCCAGGGAAGGGTCAACCTGAGAATCGGCAACAACACCATTGCCACATTCACGTTAGGTACCAGTATGGGTGATTATACGGCATCGAGCTACAATACGGGCGGCATCAATGTCGAATTCTTTAATGACGCGGACAACAGAGACGTCCAGATCGATTATCTCTCCGTTAATGGCGATTACCGCCAGGCGGAAAACCAGAGCTACAACACGGCGGTCTACCAGAACGGCAGCTGCGGCGGTTCCAACAGCGAATGGATGCATTGTAACGGCGTCATCGGCTTCGGCGACACTCCCGGCGGCGGCGGTTCATCCAACACAACCACGAGTAACTATAACAGCACCACCACAAGCAACTGGAGCTGGGGCGGCTGGGGCGGATGGTCGTGGTGGTAA
- a CDS encoding glycoside hydrolase family 11 protein: MKLNTFFVMVTLLCLTVFTATAQTTITSNQTGTDGMWYTFWTDGGGSVSMQLLGGGHFKVTWSNCGNFVVGKGWSTGSTRTITWSGSASGSQYFGVYGWMQNPLVEYYIPRSGGSRVGTYSADGTTYTLNTAQRVNQPSIEGTATFTQYFCSGGGGNSVNFGQHLEGWRSLGQTIGSQNYQVVAVEGWGGSSGSADVTVGSGGGSSSSTTSTAATNPPAQTNPPAQTNPPSSGGSGGALGCGTCIWYGTEYPLCCNTSSGWGWESNMSCISRAACEGAGQTVSGGGGTTSSVATAAPTPNPTSPPAQTNPPSSGGSGGALGCGTCNWYGREYPICCNTSSGWGWESNMSCIAESTCRSAGQTVSGGGGGSSTSTTSTGGSTATNPPSSGGGSGATCSNGTTISVPFTQNGAGEFCWITSSVGNYINSWNLDLLEVNGVAFTNKYAGASNLPAKINGNYYIYYRASYSWAHFEVR, from the coding sequence ATGAAACTAAATACGTTTTTTGTTATGGTAACGTTGCTGTGCTTGACCGTATTTACGGCGACCGCCCAGACGACGATTACCTCGAATCAAACCGGCACCGACGGTATGTGGTATACCTTCTGGACCGATGGCGGCGGGTCGGTATCCATGCAATTGCTGGGAGGAGGCCATTTCAAGGTAACCTGGAGTAATTGCGGGAATTTCGTCGTCGGTAAAGGCTGGAGTACCGGATCCACGAGAACGATAACGTGGTCGGGCAGCGCAAGCGGTTCACAGTATTTCGGCGTCTACGGGTGGATGCAGAACCCGCTCGTCGAATATTACATCCCCAGAAGCGGGGGTTCCAGAGTCGGCACATATTCGGCGGACGGAACCACATACACCCTGAATACGGCACAACGGGTAAACCAGCCTTCAATCGAGGGTACCGCGACCTTTACACAGTACTTTTGCTCGGGCGGCGGCGGAAACAGCGTCAATTTCGGCCAGCATCTTGAAGGCTGGAGAAGTCTGGGTCAGACGATCGGCAGCCAGAACTACCAGGTGGTAGCGGTCGAAGGGTGGGGCGGCAGCAGCGGAAGCGCCGATGTCACCGTCGGCAGCGGCGGCGGCAGCAGCTCGAGTACGACCTCAACGGCAGCGACGAACCCGCCGGCACAGACGAATCCTCCGGCCCAGACGAATCCGCCTTCATCCGGCGGAAGCGGAGGCGCACTCGGCTGCGGTACCTGTATCTGGTACGGCACCGAATATCCGCTTTGCTGCAATACATCGAGCGGCTGGGGCTGGGAAAGCAATATGAGTTGTATTTCCAGAGCCGCGTGTGAAGGAGCGGGACAGACGGTATCCGGCGGCGGCGGCACGACATCTTCCGTCGCGACGGCGGCACCGACCCCGAATCCGACATCGCCTCCGGCCCAGACGAATCCGCCTTCATCCGGCGGAAGCGGCGGTGCGCTCGGCTGCGGAACCTGTAACTGGTACGGCAGGGAATACCCGATCTGCTGTAATACGTCGAGCGGCTGGGGCTGGGAAAGCAATATGAGCTGTATCGCGGAAAGCACATGCCGGAGCGCAGGACAGACGGTATCCGGCGGCGGTGGCGGAAGTTCGACATCGACCACCTCAACCGGCGGCAGTACGGCAACGAATCCTCCGAGCAGCGGCGGCGGAAGCGGCGCAACATGCAGCAATGGAACGACTATATCGGTTCCTTTTACTCAAAACGGGGCAGGCGAATTCTGCTGGATAACGAGTTCAGTCGGCAATTACATCAACTCATGGAACCTCGATCTTCTTGAAGTCAATGGTGTCGCGTTCACCAATAAATATGCCGGTGCTTCCAATCTTCCTGCAAAAATAAACGGCAATTACTATATCTATTACAGAGCAAGTTACAGCTGGGCTCACTTTGAAGTACGCTAA
- a CDS encoding glycoside hydrolase family 11 protein: MINLFSKKLNTMLVLGMILCFTGVFTATAQTTITSNSTGTDGMWYTFWTDGGGSVSMQLLGGGHFKVNWSNCGNFVVGKGWSTGSESRTITWSGSASGAQYFGVYGWMQNPLVEYYIPRSGGTNRGTYSADGTTYTLYTNTRTNCPSIEGDRTFEQYFCSGGGGRSVNFGQHCAGWRSLGMGVGSQNYQVVAVEGWGGSSGSADVTVGSGSSSTTTTSTSTTPAPNTTTSTASGNIIVRARGVVGSERMEIRVNGSTVATYTVSTSYQNYGANGTGTVQVAFTNDSGDLDIQVDYITVNGTTYQAENQSTNTGVYQNGSCGGSNSEWLHCNGYIEFNNNSSTTPDPTNPPTVTNPPTVTNPPNTTTTTSTSSSSGSSCSPATSKSVPFTQDGAGNFCFSTSSNINYISSWNMTTLTVNGVDFKNKWASGSSLPAKIDGNYYIVYKGDYSWSHFEAK, from the coding sequence ATGATTAATTTATTTTCAAAGAAATTAAATACGATGTTGGTTTTGGGAATGATTTTGTGTTTCACCGGAGTGTTTACGGCAACGGCCCAAACGACGATTACCTCTAATTCAACCGGCACCGACGGAATGTGGTATACATTCTGGACCGATGGCGGCGGGTCGGTATCCATGCAGTTACTCGGCGGAGGCCATTTCAAGGTGAACTGGAGCAATTGTGGAAATTTCGTCGTCGGTAAAGGCTGGAGTACCGGCTCGGAAAGCAGAACGATCACCTGGTCGGGCAGCGCAAGCGGCGCCCAGTATTTTGGCGTCTACGGCTGGATGCAGAACCCACTCGTTGAATATTATATCCCGAGAAGCGGCGGCACCAACAGGGGCACATATTCCGCTGACGGGACCACATACACCTTGTATACCAATACGCGTACAAACTGTCCTTCAATTGAAGGTGACAGAACCTTTGAACAGTACTTTTGCTCAGGCGGCGGCGGACGAAGCGTCAATTTCGGCCAGCACTGTGCCGGATGGAGAAGCCTCGGAATGGGAGTCGGCAGCCAAAACTACCAGGTAGTGGCGGTCGAAGGATGGGGCGGCAGCAGCGGTAGCGCCGATGTTACGGTCGGAAGCGGGAGCTCTTCCACCACCACGACGTCGACCTCTACAACTCCGGCCCCGAACACGACGACATCAACCGCCAGCGGGAACATCATCGTTCGCGCCAGGGGTGTGGTCGGATCCGAGAGAATGGAAATCAGGGTGAACGGCAGCACTGTCGCCACGTATACCGTCTCAACGAGTTACCAGAATTACGGTGCGAACGGCACGGGAACGGTACAGGTCGCTTTTACCAATGACAGCGGCGATCTCGATATCCAGGTCGACTATATCACGGTTAACGGCACGACGTATCAGGCGGAAAATCAGAGCACCAATACCGGTGTTTACCAGAACGGTTCATGCGGCGGTTCGAACAGCGAGTGGCTCCACTGTAACGGGTATATCGAATTCAACAACAATAGTTCAACAACTCCCGACCCGACAAATCCCCCGACAGTGACGAATCCTCCGACGGTAACGAACCCCCCGAATACGACAACGACGACCTCGACTTCTTCGAGCAGCGGCAGCTCATGCAGTCCGGCTACTTCGAAATCGGTTCCTTTTACTCAGGACGGCGCGGGTAATTTCTGCTTCTCGACGTCATCGAACATCAACTACATCAGTTCATGGAACATGACCACGCTTACGGTCAACGGTGTTGATTTCAAGAACAAATGGGCCAGCGGTTCCAGTTTGCCGGCAAAGATTGATGGTAATTACTACATTGTCTACAAGGGTGATTATTCCTGGAGCCATTTTGAGGCAAAGTAA